Proteins from one Megalopta genalis isolate 19385.01 chromosome 1, iyMegGena1_principal, whole genome shotgun sequence genomic window:
- the LOC117222041 gene encoding N-acetyltransferase 9-like protein isoform X2 translates to MKDNEFLKIIGTNVILVPYKEKHVKRYHEWMKSPELQYFTGSVALTLEEEFCMQQRWCQDQDKKTIFSTTSDEIEAMIGDTNLFFNDPDHVNTAEAEIMIANVAYRNKKRGWEAMILMLLYGIDKLNVTRYRAKIKFDNEGSIKMFTKLQFREVEKSQVFQESTFEKAVNQEWRGWLYSEIKEAIHYDAYNEN, encoded by the exons ATGAAAGACAAcgaatttcttaaaattattgGCACGAACGTAATTTTAGTACCTTACAAGGAAAAACATGTTAAAAG ATATCACGAATGGATGAAATCACCAGAATTACAATATTTCACCGGTTCGGTCGCATTAACGTTGGAAGAAGAATTTTGTATGCAACAACGATGGTGTCAAGATCAAGACA AAAAGACCATTTTTTCGACGACCTCCGACGAAATAG AAGCTATGATCGGTGatacaaatttatttttcaatgaCCCGGATCATGTAAATACCGCTGAAGCTGAAATTATGATAGCAAATGTTGcttatagaaataaaaaaagaggTTGGGAAGCAATGATTTTAATGTTACTGTATG GGATTGACAAGCTAAACGTAACCAGATACAGAGCAAAGATTAAATTTGACAATGAGGGAAGTATAAAGATGTTTACAAAATTACAGTTTCGAGAG GTAGAAAAAAGCCAAGTTTTCCAGGAAAGCACCTTTGAGAAAGCTGTAAATCAGGAATGGAGAGGATGGTTATATTCTGAAATTAAGGAAGCAATTCATTACGACGCTTACAATGAAAACTAA
- the LOC117222041 gene encoding N-acetyltransferase 9-like protein isoform X3, with protein MKDNEFLKIIGTNVILVPYKEKHVKRYHEWMKSPELQYFTGSVALTLEEEFCMQQRWCQDQDKCTFIILEKTIFSTTSDEIEAMIGDTNLFFNDPDHVNTAEAEIMIANVAYRNKKRGIDKLNVTRYRAKIKFDNEGSIKMFTKLQFREVEKSQVFQESTFEKAVNQEWRGWLYSEIKEAIHYDAYNEN; from the exons ATGAAAGACAAcgaatttcttaaaattattgGCACGAACGTAATTTTAGTACCTTACAAGGAAAAACATGTTAAAAG ATATCACGAATGGATGAAATCACCAGAATTACAATATTTCACCGGTTCGGTCGCATTAACGTTGGAAGAAGAATTTTGTATGCAACAACGATGGTGTCAAGATCAAGACA AATGCACTTTCATTATTTTAGAAAAGACCATTTTTTCGACGACCTCCGACGAAATAG AAGCTATGATCGGTGatacaaatttatttttcaatgaCCCGGATCATGTAAATACCGCTGAAGCTGAAATTATGATAGCAAATGTTGcttatagaaataaaaaaagag GGATTGACAAGCTAAACGTAACCAGATACAGAGCAAAGATTAAATTTGACAATGAGGGAAGTATAAAGATGTTTACAAAATTACAGTTTCGAGAG GTAGAAAAAAGCCAAGTTTTCCAGGAAAGCACCTTTGAGAAAGCTGTAAATCAGGAATGGAGAGGATGGTTATATTCTGAAATTAAGGAAGCAATTCATTACGACGCTTACAATGAAAACTAA
- the LOC117222041 gene encoding N-acetyltransferase 9-like protein isoform X1, with protein MKDNEFLKIIGTNVILVPYKEKHVKRYHEWMKSPELQYFTGSVALTLEEEFCMQQRWCQDQDKCTFIILEKTIFSTTSDEIEAMIGDTNLFFNDPDHVNTAEAEIMIANVAYRNKKRGWEAMILMLLYGIDKLNVTRYRAKIKFDNEGSIKMFTKLQFREVEKSQVFQESTFEKAVNQEWRGWLYSEIKEAIHYDAYNEN; from the exons ATGAAAGACAAcgaatttcttaaaattattgGCACGAACGTAATTTTAGTACCTTACAAGGAAAAACATGTTAAAAG ATATCACGAATGGATGAAATCACCAGAATTACAATATTTCACCGGTTCGGTCGCATTAACGTTGGAAGAAGAATTTTGTATGCAACAACGATGGTGTCAAGATCAAGACA AATGCACTTTCATTATTTTAGAAAAGACCATTTTTTCGACGACCTCCGACGAAATAG AAGCTATGATCGGTGatacaaatttatttttcaatgaCCCGGATCATGTAAATACCGCTGAAGCTGAAATTATGATAGCAAATGTTGcttatagaaataaaaaaagaggTTGGGAAGCAATGATTTTAATGTTACTGTATG GGATTGACAAGCTAAACGTAACCAGATACAGAGCAAAGATTAAATTTGACAATGAGGGAAGTATAAAGATGTTTACAAAATTACAGTTTCGAGAG GTAGAAAAAAGCCAAGTTTTCCAGGAAAGCACCTTTGAGAAAGCTGTAAATCAGGAATGGAGAGGATGGTTATATTCTGAAATTAAGGAAGCAATTCATTACGACGCTTACAATGAAAACTAA
- the LOC117222041 gene encoding N-acetyltransferase 9-like protein isoform X4 produces the protein MKYHEWMKSPELQYFTGSVALTLEEEFCMQQRWCQDQDKCTFIILEKTIFSTTSDEIEAMIGDTNLFFNDPDHVNTAEAEIMIANVAYRNKKRGWEAMILMLLYGIDKLNVTRYRAKIKFDNEGSIKMFTKLQFREVEKSQVFQESTFEKAVNQEWRGWLYSEIKEAIHYDAYNEN, from the exons ATGAA ATATCACGAATGGATGAAATCACCAGAATTACAATATTTCACCGGTTCGGTCGCATTAACGTTGGAAGAAGAATTTTGTATGCAACAACGATGGTGTCAAGATCAAGACA AATGCACTTTCATTATTTTAGAAAAGACCATTTTTTCGACGACCTCCGACGAAATAG AAGCTATGATCGGTGatacaaatttatttttcaatgaCCCGGATCATGTAAATACCGCTGAAGCTGAAATTATGATAGCAAATGTTGcttatagaaataaaaaaagaggTTGGGAAGCAATGATTTTAATGTTACTGTATG GGATTGACAAGCTAAACGTAACCAGATACAGAGCAAAGATTAAATTTGACAATGAGGGAAGTATAAAGATGTTTACAAAATTACAGTTTCGAGAG GTAGAAAAAAGCCAAGTTTTCCAGGAAAGCACCTTTGAGAAAGCTGTAAATCAGGAATGGAGAGGATGGTTATATTCTGAAATTAAGGAAGCAATTCATTACGACGCTTACAATGAAAACTAA